A genomic window from Candidatus Nitrospira nitrificans includes:
- a CDS encoding FtsB family cell division protein: MIIKQNRGRQWLEWRQRVLILLQVIGAGGCGWLFVALFSGEMGLTRYLSMRDQAWNLDQELSALRRENIMLQHDITRLQHDPAKIEQLAREQLGYVRKGETVYQLAPDPDKKPESLLKP; this comes from the coding sequence ATGATTATTAAACAGAATCGTGGACGGCAGTGGCTGGAATGGCGACAGCGCGTCCTTATTCTCCTGCAAGTGATCGGCGCCGGCGGCTGTGGATGGCTATTCGTCGCATTGTTTTCCGGAGAAATGGGCCTGACTCGCTATCTCTCCATGCGTGATCAGGCATGGAATCTGGACCAAGAACTCTCAGCCTTACGCCGAGAAAATATCATGCTGCAACACGATATTACTCGCCTCCAGCATGATCCGGCAAAAATCGAGCAGTTGGCTAGAGAACAGTTGGGGTACGTGCGCAAGGGAGAGACGGTGTATCAGTTGGCGCCAGACCCTGACAAAAAACCGGAGTCTTTGTTGAAGCCATGA
- the era gene encoding GTPase Era, with product MKFGTVAIIGRSNVGKSTLLNCLLGEKISIVSSKPQTTRTRIMGVVHADGAQIAFLDTPGLHKPEHLLNRRMLRTAVETLEDADLLYMLMDATSLPGPGDLTAVKYMKEALAKRPRPVILVVTKIDLVNKQKLLPTLDRYGKLFPWTEVVPVSAKGEDNVDRLLAVTVPYLPSAEGAYDDDVVTDQTMRTLAAEMIREKVLQETEEEVPYAVAVEIDEFVEQGKLAKIRASILVERETQKGILIGKQGERLKVIGTQARLDMERLFGMKVFLELWVKVRKAWREDEQTLVELGY from the coding sequence ATGAAGTTCGGAACGGTAGCGATCATCGGACGGTCCAACGTCGGCAAATCGACCTTGCTCAATTGCCTGCTGGGTGAAAAAATCTCGATTGTGTCGAGTAAGCCTCAGACCACCAGAACCCGCATTATGGGCGTTGTGCACGCAGACGGAGCGCAAATCGCCTTTCTCGATACGCCGGGGCTTCATAAACCTGAGCATTTGCTCAATCGGCGAATGCTGCGGACTGCCGTGGAGACCTTGGAAGATGCGGATCTGTTGTACATGCTGATGGATGCGACAAGTCTGCCGGGTCCTGGAGATCTGACAGCGGTCAAGTATATGAAGGAAGCGTTGGCCAAACGGCCGCGTCCGGTCATCCTGGTCGTCACGAAAATCGATCTTGTCAACAAGCAGAAGTTGCTCCCGACGCTTGATCGGTACGGTAAACTCTTCCCCTGGACGGAGGTCGTGCCGGTTTCTGCCAAGGGCGAGGACAATGTTGATCGGTTGCTGGCTGTAACGGTTCCCTATCTTCCATCTGCAGAAGGAGCCTACGACGATGACGTGGTGACCGATCAAACCATGAGAACGCTGGCGGCTGAGATGATTCGTGAGAAGGTCCTGCAAGAGACGGAGGAGGAAGTACCGTATGCGGTTGCAGTCGAGATCGATGAATTCGTCGAACAGGGCAAACTGGCGAAGATTCGGGCGTCGATTTTGGTGGAGCGAGAGACGCAGAAGGGCATCCTCATAGGCAAACAAGGAGAGCGTTTGAAAGTGATAGGCACACAGGCCAGGCTGGACATGGAACGGCTGTTCGGCATGAAAGTATTTCTGGAGCTGTGGGTGAAGGTCAGAAAAGCTTGGCGTGAGGATGAGCAGACCTTGGTAGAGTTGGGTTACTAA